One Candidatus Polarisedimenticolaceae bacterium genomic region harbors:
- a CDS encoding 4Fe-4S dicluster domain-containing protein gives MAHLATQSAYGRLADRINRFPQGAPPSSVLFAILKMLFSEREAALVARLPIRPFRVALAARVWKLPEDRARAILDGLADRGILLDCGSEAGMTYVLPPPMAGFFEFSMMRVRADLDQKALAELFHEYINVEEEFIRSLFTTGETQIGRTFVHEGMLPSEPSLRVLDYERASWVVKSAAPMAVGTCYCRHKAEHLGRDCDAPKQICMTFNGVARSLIRHGIAREVDVVEGLDLLQEARDRRLVQFGENVRERVSFVCNCCGCCCEAMIAARRFGMLHPVHTTNFLPEVDRALCNGCGKCADACPVEAMGLVSANDPAHPKRKAARLDAATCLGCGVCASACDRRGIRLVPRAERVITPLDSTHKAVVMAIERGKLQNLLFDRHVLWSHRAMAAVLGVILKLPPVSRAMASRQMKSRYLERLFTRSRGRVPAAPAPGGAGSP, from the coding sequence GTGGCGCACCTCGCGACGCAGTCGGCCTACGGCCGTCTCGCGGACCGGATCAACCGGTTCCCGCAGGGGGCCCCGCCCTCCTCCGTCCTCTTCGCGATCCTGAAGATGCTCTTCAGCGAGCGGGAGGCGGCGCTGGTCGCGCGGCTCCCGATCCGGCCGTTCCGCGTCGCGCTCGCCGCGAGGGTCTGGAAGCTGCCGGAAGATCGGGCGCGGGCGATCCTCGACGGGCTCGCCGACCGCGGGATCCTCCTGGACTGCGGGAGCGAGGCGGGGATGACGTACGTCCTCCCGCCGCCAATGGCGGGGTTCTTCGAGTTCTCGATGATGCGCGTGCGCGCCGACCTCGACCAGAAGGCGCTCGCGGAGCTCTTCCACGAGTACATCAACGTCGAGGAGGAGTTCATCCGCAGCCTGTTCACCACGGGGGAGACCCAGATCGGCCGGACCTTCGTCCACGAAGGGATGCTCCCGTCCGAGCCTTCGCTCCGGGTACTGGACTACGAGCGGGCCAGCTGGGTGGTGAAGTCCGCGGCGCCGATGGCGGTGGGGACCTGTTACTGCCGCCACAAGGCCGAGCACCTCGGCCGCGACTGCGACGCGCCCAAGCAGATCTGCATGACGTTCAACGGCGTGGCGAGATCCCTGATCCGCCACGGGATCGCGCGCGAGGTGGACGTGGTCGAGGGGCTCGACCTGCTCCAGGAGGCCCGCGACCGCCGTCTCGTCCAGTTCGGGGAAAACGTCCGCGAGCGCGTGAGCTTCGTGTGCAACTGCTGCGGCTGCTGCTGCGAGGCGATGATCGCGGCACGGCGCTTCGGGATGCTCCATCCGGTCCACACGACGAACTTCCTCCCGGAGGTCGACCGCGCCCTCTGCAACGGGTGCGGCAAGTGCGCCGACGCCTGCCCGGTCGAGGCGATGGGGCTCGTCTCGGCGAACGACCCGGCCCACCCGAAGCGGAAGGCCGCGCGCCTCGACGCCGCGACCTGCCTCGGGTGCGGGGTGTGCGCGTCGGCATGCGACCGCCGGGGGATCCGCCTCGTCCCGCGCGCCGAGCGCGTGATCACGCCGCTCGATTCCACCCACAAGGCCGTCGTGATGGCGATCGAGCGGGGGAAGCTCCAGAACCTCCTCTTCGACCGGCACGTCCTGTGGAGCCATCGGGCGATGGCGGCGGTCCTGGGGGTGATCCTCAAGCTCCCGCCGGTCTCGCGCGCGATGGCGAGCCGGCAGATGAAGTCGCGTTACCTCGAGCGACTCTTCACGAGGTCGCGCGGCCGGGTCCCCGCAGCACCCGCGCCGGGAGGAGCAGGATCGCCCTGA
- a CDS encoding TonB C-terminal domain-containing protein, translated as MKRTLRLAIALVVAAGTALAAGGVKPKANAYFQTGFDDTAWQQAAFKKVVAGWKPTAAPAVGKKTVLIASISRDGALLGLREHLTTGVAGWDATAIEAVKKAAPFPKLPKSWVYPTLEVHFHFEAGK; from the coding sequence ATGAAGCGGACGCTCCGCCTCGCGATCGCGCTCGTCGTCGCCGCGGGAACGGCCCTCGCCGCGGGCGGGGTGAAGCCGAAGGCCAACGCCTACTTCCAGACCGGGTTCGACGACACCGCCTGGCAGCAGGCGGCGTTCAAGAAGGTGGTCGCGGGGTGGAAGCCCACCGCCGCCCCGGCGGTCGGGAAAAAGACCGTCCTGATCGCATCGATCTCCCGGGACGGGGCGCTTCTCGGCCTGCGGGAGCACCTCACCACGGGGGTTGCGGGGTGGGACGCTACGGCGATCGAGGCGGTGAAGAAGGCCGCGCCGTTCCCGAAGCTCCCCAAGTCGTGGGTCTACCCGACCCTCGAGGTGCACTTCCACTTCGAAGCGGGAAAATAG
- a CDS encoding AMP-binding protein yields the protein MRVTLPGVAALPDCVAELDWEHGRRELGLARGAPANLGWQCSDRLCTIGLAHAVAMIWEDAAGHERRYDYDDLRLLSNATAAALRGLAAEPGDRICLFLDRIPELYFGMLGILKLGAIAQPLFSAFGEESLLTRLADASTSIVLTQRKHLGKVRRIRAGLPALRQVVVVDAAGLELREGERALDLAALPRVDRFDFFPAAEETPSILHYTSGTTGQPKGALHVHGSLVAQYLTSRAVLDLHPGDRYWCNADPGWVTGTSYGILGPWSCGVTQLVLDSGFNAERWYGFLEKHRATVWYSAPTAIRLLMREGAEVARRHDLSALRHLASVGEPLNPEAVIWSRQTFGTPFHDTYWQTETGCIVIANYPGMSVKPGSMGKPFPGIDATVVHPETFEPMREPGRAGLIALAPGWPSMMRAYWNKPEAYAAKFRNGRYLTGDRASIDADGYFWFVGRDDDVINTGGHLVGPFEIESALLEHPAVAESAAVASPDPINMEVVKAFVVLKPGVLGDVDLELELMNALRKRLSPLAMPQKIEFVEGLPKTRSGKIVRRILRAREFGEPVGDVSTLMEE from the coding sequence ATGCGCGTCACCCTTCCCGGGGTCGCGGCGTTACCCGATTGCGTCGCGGAACTCGACTGGGAGCACGGCCGTCGGGAGCTCGGACTCGCCCGCGGCGCGCCCGCGAACCTCGGCTGGCAGTGCAGCGACCGCCTGTGCACGATCGGGCTCGCCCACGCCGTCGCGATGATCTGGGAGGACGCCGCCGGGCACGAGCGCCGCTACGACTACGACGACCTGCGCCTGTTGTCGAACGCGACGGCGGCGGCGCTCCGGGGGCTTGCGGCCGAACCCGGAGACCGGATCTGCCTGTTCCTCGACCGGATTCCCGAGCTGTACTTCGGGATGCTGGGGATCCTCAAGCTCGGGGCGATCGCGCAGCCGCTGTTCTCCGCGTTCGGGGAGGAGTCGCTCCTCACGCGCCTGGCCGACGCCTCGACCTCGATCGTCCTCACGCAGCGCAAGCACCTCGGGAAGGTCCGGCGCATCCGCGCCGGCCTCCCCGCGCTGCGCCAGGTCGTCGTGGTGGACGCCGCGGGGCTCGAGCTGCGCGAGGGGGAGCGCGCGCTCGACCTCGCGGCGCTCCCGCGCGTCGACCGATTCGACTTCTTCCCCGCGGCCGAGGAGACGCCGTCGATCCTGCACTACACGTCGGGGACGACCGGCCAGCCGAAGGGGGCGCTGCACGTCCACGGATCGCTCGTCGCGCAGTACCTCACCTCGCGCGCCGTCCTCGACCTCCACCCCGGCGACCGGTACTGGTGCAACGCCGACCCCGGGTGGGTGACCGGGACCTCGTACGGCATCCTCGGACCGTGGTCCTGCGGCGTCACGCAGCTGGTGCTCGACTCGGGATTCAACGCCGAGCGGTGGTACGGCTTCCTGGAGAAACACCGCGCGACCGTCTGGTACTCGGCGCCGACCGCGATCCGGCTTCTCATGCGCGAGGGGGCCGAAGTGGCGCGGCGCCACGATCTCTCCGCGCTCCGGCACCTCGCGAGCGTGGGGGAGCCGCTCAATCCCGAGGCGGTGATCTGGTCTCGGCAGACCTTCGGCACCCCCTTTCACGACACCTACTGGCAGACGGAGACCGGCTGCATCGTGATCGCCAACTACCCCGGGATGTCGGTGAAGCCGGGTTCGATGGGGAAGCCGTTCCCGGGGATCGACGCGACGGTCGTGCATCCGGAGACGTTCGAGCCGATGCGGGAACCGGGGAGGGCCGGGCTGATCGCGCTCGCTCCCGGATGGCCGTCGATGATGCGCGCGTACTGGAACAAACCCGAGGCGTACGCCGCGAAGTTCCGCAACGGCCGTTATCTCACCGGCGACCGCGCGTCGATCGACGCCGACGGGTACTTCTGGTTCGTGGGGCGGGACGACGACGTCATCAACACCGGCGGGCACCTCGTCGGCCCGTTCGAGATCGAGTCGGCGCTGCTCGAGCATCCCGCGGTCGCGGAGTCGGCGGCGGTCGCAAGCCCCGATCCGATCAACATGGAGGTCGTGAAGGCGTTCGTCGTGCTCAAGCCGGGGGTGCTCGGCGACGTCGACCTCGAGCTCGAGCTGATGAACGCGCTCCGCAAGCGCCTTTCTCCGCTCGCGATGCCGCAGAAGATCGAGTTCGTCGAGGGGCTGCCGAAGACGCGCAGCGGCAAGATCGTCCGCCGCATCCTCCGCGCGCGGGAGTTCGGCGAGCCCGTCGGCGACGTGTCGACGTTGATGGAGGAATAG
- a CDS encoding cyclic 2,3-diphosphoglycerate synthase — MPRRVLILGAAGRDFHNFNTVFRNDPSNDVVAFTATQIPNIEGRRYPAELAGKLYPNGIPIHREEDLERLVRELKVDEVVFSYSDVSHESVMHMASRALAAGTDFRLIGPNASMIPSQVPVVSVCAVRTGCGKSQTTRRVVSILKKKGRRVVSVRHPMPYGDLAAQKVQRFAALADLDKHQCTIEEREEYEPHIAMGSVIYSGVDYGAILAEAEKEADVVLWDGGNNDLPFYRADLEIVIVDPHRPGHERTYHPGEANLRRAHVVVINKIDSADGAGIEAVRRSIRELNPEAIVVDAASPLYVEDARAIRGKRVLCVEDGPTLTHGEMKYGAAVLAAMKHGAREIVDPRAFAVGTIADTFEKYPGIGTLLPAMGYGERQMADLAATIAKTPCDLVLIGTPIDLRRTIALAKPAQRVSYELEEIGTPTLEDALARF, encoded by the coding sequence ATGCCCCGCCGCGTCCTGATCCTGGGTGCCGCCGGTCGCGACTTTCACAATTTCAATACGGTGTTCCGGAACGATCCGTCGAACGACGTGGTGGCCTTCACCGCGACGCAGATTCCCAACATCGAGGGCCGCCGATATCCGGCCGAGCTCGCGGGGAAGCTCTACCCGAACGGCATCCCGATCCACCGCGAGGAGGATCTCGAGCGACTGGTGCGCGAGCTGAAGGTGGACGAGGTCGTCTTCTCCTACAGCGACGTGTCGCACGAGAGCGTGATGCACATGGCCTCGCGCGCCCTCGCGGCGGGGACCGACTTCCGGCTGATCGGGCCGAACGCGTCGATGATCCCGTCGCAGGTCCCCGTCGTCTCGGTGTGCGCCGTGCGCACGGGGTGCGGAAAATCGCAGACGACCCGGCGCGTGGTTTCGATCCTCAAGAAGAAGGGGCGGCGGGTCGTCTCCGTGCGTCACCCGATGCCGTACGGCGACCTCGCCGCGCAGAAGGTGCAGCGGTTCGCCGCCCTCGCCGATCTCGACAAGCACCAGTGCACGATCGAGGAGCGCGAGGAGTACGAGCCGCACATCGCGATGGGGAGCGTGATCTACTCCGGGGTCGATTACGGCGCGATCCTGGCGGAAGCCGAGAAGGAGGCCGACGTCGTCCTCTGGGACGGCGGGAACAACGACCTCCCCTTCTATCGCGCCGACCTCGAGATCGTGATCGTCGACCCCCACCGCCCCGGCCACGAGCGGACCTACCACCCCGGCGAAGCGAACCTCCGCCGCGCGCACGTCGTCGTGATCAACAAGATCGACTCCGCGGACGGCGCCGGGATCGAGGCGGTCCGCCGCTCGATCCGCGAGCTCAACCCCGAGGCGATCGTGGTGGACGCCGCCTCGCCCCTCTACGTCGAGGACGCCCGCGCCATCCGCGGGAAGCGTGTGTTGTGCGTCGAGGACGGCCCGACCCTCACCCACGGCGAGATGAAATACGGCGCCGCGGTCCTCGCCGCGATGAAGCACGGAGCCCGGGAGATCGTCGACCCGCGCGCCTTCGCCGTCGGGACGATCGCGGACACCTTCGAGAAGTACCCCGGGATCGGGACGCTCCTCCCCGCGATGGGGTACGGCGAGCGGCAGATGGCCGACCTCGCCGCGACGATCGCGAAGACCCCGTGCGATCTCGTCCTGATCGGGACGCCGATCGACCTGAGGCGCACGATCGCCCTCGCGAAGCCCGCCCAGCGGGTCAGCTACGAGCTCGAGGAGATCGGCACGCCCACGCTTGAGGACGCCTTGGCGCGGTTCTGA
- a CDS encoding acyl carrier protein, translating into MDDLKRTILDYVVREYLEEGDDRTLDATTPLITGGIVDSFSMVSLKRFLERRYGIAIPDAEATPDAFDTVERIAALVGKIRSAAPAGL; encoded by the coding sequence ATGGACGACCTCAAGCGCACGATCCTCGACTACGTCGTCCGGGAGTACCTCGAGGAGGGGGACGACCGGACGCTCGACGCGACGACGCCGCTCATCACCGGCGGGATCGTGGACTCCTTCTCGATGGTGTCGCTGAAGCGATTCCTCGAGCGGCGCTACGGGATCGCGATCCCGGACGCCGAGGCGACCCCCGACGCGTTCGACACCGTCGAGCGCATCGCGGCCCTGGTCGGGAAAATCCGGTCCGCGGCTCCCGCGGGGCTCTAG
- the kbl gene encoding glycine C-acetyltransferase — protein sequence MAYSPDTRRWYRQELDSIRDAGLLKQERFIHGAQGAEIDVEFPPGTPARRVINLCANNYLGLASDPEVVSAAIDGLDARGYGMSSVRFICGTQDIHRDLEIALTEFLGAEDTLLFPSCMDANAGVFEALLGEKDVLIADRLVHASIVDGMRLCKAMQDTYKHSDMAHLEEKLLEHRDKRFRMIVTDGVFSMDGDVAKLDEIVDLADRHDAMVCVDDSHATGFMGPRGRGTHERCGVVGRVDLITTTLGKALGGASGGCVSGRRELVELCRQRARPYLFSNAVAPPIVAGALRVLEILTRSTERRDRLERNAVYWRQLLVNAGFDVRPGESPIVPVMLYNAKLAQDMARDLFTEGIYVVGFFFPVVPKGQARIRTQVSAAHELHHLDLGIEAFHKVGRRYGVLGKGRKELVEAFGL from the coding sequence ATGGCCTACTCCCCGGACACACGCCGGTGGTACCGGCAGGAGCTCGACTCCATCCGCGACGCCGGTCTGCTCAAGCAGGAGCGGTTCATCCACGGCGCGCAGGGCGCCGAGATCGACGTCGAGTTCCCCCCGGGCACGCCGGCCCGGCGGGTGATCAACCTCTGCGCGAACAACTACCTGGGCCTGGCGTCCGACCCCGAGGTCGTCTCCGCGGCGATCGACGGCCTCGACGCACGGGGATACGGCATGTCCTCGGTGCGCTTCATCTGCGGAACGCAGGACATCCACCGCGATCTCGAGATCGCCCTCACCGAGTTCCTCGGCGCCGAGGACACCCTCCTGTTCCCGTCGTGCATGGACGCCAACGCGGGCGTCTTCGAGGCATTGCTCGGCGAGAAGGACGTCCTGATCGCCGACCGGCTCGTCCACGCCTCGATCGTGGACGGCATGCGCCTGTGCAAGGCGATGCAGGACACCTACAAGCACTCCGACATGGCGCACCTCGAGGAGAAGCTCCTCGAGCACCGCGACAAGCGCTTCCGGATGATCGTCACCGACGGCGTCTTCTCGATGGACGGCGACGTCGCGAAGCTCGACGAGATCGTCGATCTCGCCGACCGCCACGACGCGATGGTCTGCGTGGACGACTCGCACGCGACCGGGTTCATGGGGCCGCGCGGCCGCGGCACGCACGAGCGCTGCGGGGTCGTCGGGCGTGTGGACCTGATCACGACGACGCTCGGCAAGGCGCTCGGCGGCGCCTCCGGCGGATGCGTCAGCGGCCGGCGCGAGCTGGTCGAGCTGTGCCGCCAGCGTGCGCGGCCGTACCTGTTCTCCAACGCCGTGGCCCCGCCGATCGTCGCCGGGGCGCTTCGCGTGCTCGAGATCCTCACCCGCTCGACCGAGCGCCGCGATCGCCTGGAGCGCAACGCGGTCTACTGGCGCCAGCTCCTCGTGAACGCCGGATTCGACGTGCGGCCGGGGGAGAGCCCGATCGTGCCGGTGATGCTCTACAACGCGAAGCTCGCGCAGGACATGGCGCGCGACCTGTTCACGGAGGGGATCTACGTCGTCGGGTTCTTCTTCCCGGTCGTCCCGAAGGGGCAGGCGCGCATCCGGACACAGGTCTCGGCGGCGCACGAGCTGCACCACCTCGATCTCGGCATCGAGGCGTTTCACAAGGTCGGCCGGCGTTACGGGGTGCTCGGCAAGGGTCGCAAGGAGCTCGTCGAGGCGTTCGGCCTCTGA